From Rudanella lutea DSM 19387, a single genomic window includes:
- a CDS encoding TrpB-like pyridoxal phosphate-dependent enzyme: MQKKITLTEDEIPESWYNIVADMPNKPLPPLHPGTHEPIGPEMLAPLFPMELIKQEVTADKWVGIPDEVREVYKIWRPTPMFRATGLEKMLGTQAKIYYKYEGVSPAGSHKPNTAVPQAYYNKQEGVKRITTETGAGQWGSALSFACQLFGIECDVYMVRASYEGKPYRKIMMNTWGANVYPSPSERTQAGRSILAQDPNSPGSLGIAISEAVELAMQADDTKYALGSVLNHVLMHQTVIGLEAITQLEKAGDFPDIVVAPFGGGSNFAGIAFPFLRYNLEEGKSIRCIAAEPASCPKLTRGVFRYDLGDTVGMTPLLPMYTLGHNFIPAPIHAGGLRYHGAGAIVSQLLNDGLIEAQAFKQLECFDAGIKFARAEGIIPAPEATHAIATVIREAQRANEEGTSPTILFNLCGHGHFDMASYEQYLAGKLVEHEVTQEEIMASLAELDTPTINA, from the coding sequence ATGCAAAAGAAAATCACGCTCACCGAAGACGAAATCCCCGAAAGCTGGTACAACATTGTGGCCGATATGCCCAATAAGCCTCTGCCACCGCTTCATCCTGGTACGCACGAGCCTATTGGCCCTGAGATGTTGGCTCCGTTGTTCCCGATGGAGTTGATCAAGCAGGAGGTTACGGCCGATAAGTGGGTTGGTATTCCCGACGAAGTGCGGGAGGTGTACAAAATCTGGCGGCCAACGCCCATGTTTCGGGCTACGGGTCTGGAGAAAATGCTGGGCACCCAGGCCAAAATTTACTATAAATACGAAGGCGTTAGCCCGGCAGGTTCGCACAAGCCCAATACGGCTGTGCCACAGGCTTACTACAACAAGCAGGAAGGCGTAAAACGCATCACCACCGAAACGGGGGCCGGGCAGTGGGGAAGTGCACTCAGCTTCGCCTGTCAGCTGTTCGGGATCGAGTGCGACGTGTATATGGTGCGGGCCAGCTATGAAGGCAAGCCGTATCGCAAAATTATGATGAATACCTGGGGGGCCAATGTGTACCCTTCTCCATCAGAGCGGACCCAGGCCGGCCGGTCTATTCTGGCGCAAGACCCTAACTCGCCCGGTAGCCTTGGTATCGCTATTTCCGAAGCCGTAGAACTCGCCATGCAGGCCGACGATACCAAGTATGCACTTGGTTCGGTGCTGAATCATGTGCTGATGCACCAGACCGTAATTGGCCTGGAAGCCATTACACAACTCGAAAAGGCGGGCGACTTCCCCGATATTGTGGTGGCACCCTTCGGCGGAGGCTCCAATTTTGCCGGTATTGCATTCCCCTTCCTGCGCTATAACCTCGAAGAGGGCAAATCGATCCGGTGTATTGCGGCCGAGCCGGCATCGTGCCCCAAGCTGACGCGGGGTGTATTCCGGTACGATCTGGGCGATACCGTCGGCATGACGCCGTTGCTGCCTATGTACACACTGGGCCATAATTTTATTCCGGCACCTATCCATGCCGGAGGCCTGCGTTACCATGGAGCGGGGGCCATTGTGAGCCAGTTGCTCAACGATGGATTAATTGAAGCACAAGCGTTTAAACAGCTCGAATGCTTCGATGCCGGCATTAAGTTTGCCCGTGCTGAGGGTATTATTCCCGCGCCGGAGGCTACGCACGCCATTGCGACCGTTATTCGCGAAGCACAGCGGGCCAACGAAGAAGGCACCAGCCCAACAATTTTGTTTAACCTGTGCGGTCACGGTCACTTCGACATGGCCTCGTACGAACAGTATCTGGCGGGTAAACTTGTCGAGCACGAAGTAACCCAAGAGGAGATTATGGCGTCTCTGGCTGAGTTGGATACGCCAACTATTAATGCGTAA
- a CDS encoding efflux RND transporter permease subunit, giving the protein MSLSSLSLNRPVFAMVMSIVIVLFGLIGYRFLGVREYPAIDPPVITVRTNYTGANPEIIESQITEPIEKSLNSIEGIRTISSNSALGASTITVEFDLNADLERAANDVRDKVAQAQRQLPQDIDAPPVVTKADANSDPIVFMPVQSSTRNIMQLSDYAENVLQERLQTIPGVSQVNIYGLKRFAMRLWIDPIKLAAYRLTVQDIQQALTRQNVELPGGKIYGNNTELTVKSVGRLTTEQDFNDLIVQQTAGQIVRFKDIGYAVLGPENEETQSKQNGRQGVILVLIPQPGANYVEIADEFYKRFEDLKKELPPDIEVNVGIDRSTFIRKAILEVQETLIISFILVVLVIYFFFRDWLIAFRPLIDIPVSLIGAFFIMYVADFSINVLTLLGIVLATGLVVDDGIVVTENIFKKVEQGMDPKRAAREGSDEIFFAVIATSITLAVVFLPIIFLEGFVGRLFREFGIVVAGAVIISAFVSLTLTPVLSVKLTSKDHGKGSWFYKKTEPFFQWLDRSYRSSLEAFMRARAWSLVMIAACLALIFGIGTLLKSELAPLEDRGRLRIPITAPEGTSFESMATITDRLTQFVLDSVPETTLTFSVVAPGFSGAGAVNSGFVFVNMKDPQDRNRSQQQIADYLTANLRNFSDARMFPVQEQTIQVGRGGGQPVQFVLQNLNFDKLREKLPVFLEEARKDPTFQNVDVDLKFNKPELNISIDREKATSLGLSVLDVSNTLQLALSNRRLAYMLMNGKQYQVIGQVDREDRDEPVDLASFYVRNNTGQLIQLDNLVRFEERSSPPQVYHYNRFKSATVSAGLAPGKTIGDGVAAMNAIAARVLDNTFQTALSGASRDYAESSSNTLFAFGLALILVYLILAAQFDSFVDPFIIMITVPLAIAGAVLSLWLFGQTLNIFSQIGIIMLVGLVTKNGILIVEFANEQRLTGKNKFEAAVESAAMRLRPILMTTLVAAFGALPLALALGAASKSRVPLGIVIVGGLLFSLILTLYVVPAIYTYLSRRKDGNPQDGHAGLGDDNRPLPQPDGRDTGDRNPVEEVGTFK; this is encoded by the coding sequence ATGAGTCTTTCTTCGCTTTCGCTAAATCGGCCCGTGTTCGCGATGGTTATGTCCATCGTGATCGTGTTGTTTGGCCTGATCGGTTACCGGTTTCTGGGCGTGCGGGAGTACCCGGCCATCGACCCGCCCGTAATCACGGTGCGCACCAATTATACCGGGGCTAACCCCGAAATCATCGAGTCGCAGATTACCGAGCCCATCGAAAAATCGCTCAATAGCATTGAGGGTATTCGGACGATCTCGTCGAATAGTGCACTCGGTGCCAGTACCATCACGGTCGAGTTTGACCTCAACGCGGATCTGGAACGGGCGGCCAACGACGTGCGCGACAAAGTGGCACAGGCTCAGCGGCAGCTTCCGCAGGATATTGACGCACCACCGGTAGTCACCAAAGCCGATGCCAACTCCGACCCCATCGTGTTTATGCCGGTCCAGAGTTCGACGCGCAACATCATGCAGCTCTCCGACTACGCCGAAAACGTGTTGCAGGAGCGTCTGCAAACGATTCCCGGTGTGAGTCAGGTAAACATCTACGGTCTGAAGCGCTTTGCTATGCGGTTGTGGATCGACCCGATCAAACTGGCTGCGTACCGCCTGACTGTACAGGATATTCAACAAGCGCTCACCCGCCAGAATGTAGAGCTACCCGGTGGTAAAATCTACGGAAACAACACGGAGTTGACGGTGAAATCGGTGGGCCGACTGACCACTGAGCAGGACTTCAACGACCTCATCGTGCAGCAGACCGCAGGCCAGATTGTTCGGTTTAAAGACATTGGCTACGCGGTGCTGGGCCCCGAAAACGAAGAAACCCAGTCGAAGCAGAACGGTCGGCAGGGGGTTATTCTGGTGTTGATTCCACAACCGGGCGCCAACTACGTCGAGATCGCCGACGAGTTTTATAAACGATTCGAAGACCTCAAAAAAGAGCTGCCACCCGATATTGAAGTGAATGTCGGCATCGACCGGAGTACATTTATCCGGAAAGCTATTCTGGAGGTGCAGGAAACCCTGATCATCTCCTTTATTCTGGTTGTACTGGTTATTTATTTCTTTTTCCGCGACTGGCTGATCGCCTTCCGGCCCCTGATCGACATCCCGGTATCGTTGATTGGCGCATTCTTTATCATGTATGTCGCTGACTTCAGTATCAATGTGTTAACACTGTTAGGTATTGTATTGGCAACGGGCCTGGTGGTCGACGACGGGATTGTGGTTACGGAGAATATCTTTAAAAAAGTAGAGCAGGGGATGGACCCCAAACGGGCCGCCCGAGAAGGTTCTGATGAGATTTTCTTCGCTGTTATTGCTACGTCCATTACGCTCGCTGTGGTGTTTCTGCCCATCATTTTCCTCGAAGGGTTTGTGGGTCGTCTGTTCCGGGAGTTCGGGATTGTGGTGGCGGGTGCCGTAATTATTTCAGCCTTTGTATCGCTTACGCTGACCCCGGTATTGAGCGTGAAGCTCACGAGCAAAGACCACGGCAAGGGGAGCTGGTTCTACAAAAAGACCGAGCCCTTTTTCCAGTGGCTCGACCGGAGTTACCGAAGCTCGCTCGAAGCGTTCATGCGTGCACGGGCCTGGTCATTGGTAATGATTGCCGCCTGTTTGGCGCTCATTTTCGGAATCGGGACCCTGCTCAAATCAGAACTGGCTCCGCTCGAAGATCGGGGGCGGCTTCGGATACCCATTACTGCGCCCGAAGGAACAAGCTTTGAGTCTATGGCCACGATTACCGACCGGCTTACGCAGTTTGTGCTCGATTCGGTTCCCGAAACGACATTGACCTTTAGCGTTGTTGCGCCGGGCTTCTCAGGCGCGGGGGCCGTCAACAGCGGGTTTGTGTTTGTGAACATGAAAGACCCGCAGGATCGGAACAGGTCGCAACAACAGATCGCCGATTACCTGACGGCCAACTTGCGGAATTTCAGCGATGCTCGTATGTTCCCGGTGCAGGAACAGACCATTCAGGTAGGGCGCGGGGGCGGTCAGCCGGTTCAGTTTGTGTTGCAGAATCTGAACTTTGATAAGCTGCGCGAAAAACTACCCGTTTTCCTTGAAGAAGCACGTAAAGACCCGACCTTCCAAAATGTCGACGTCGATTTGAAATTCAACAAGCCTGAGCTGAACATTAGTATTGACCGCGAAAAAGCAACGAGTCTGGGCCTGTCGGTACTCGACGTCTCGAATACCCTGCAATTGGCCCTAAGTAATCGCCGGTTGGCGTACATGCTCATGAATGGTAAACAGTACCAGGTAATTGGGCAGGTAGACCGCGAAGACCGCGACGAACCCGTGGATTTGGCTTCGTTTTACGTGCGCAACAATACGGGTCAGCTCATTCAGCTTGATAACCTCGTTCGGTTTGAAGAGCGGTCGAGTCCCCCGCAGGTGTACCATTACAACCGATTCAAGTCCGCAACGGTGTCGGCGGGTCTGGCGCCGGGCAAAACCATCGGCGATGGGGTAGCGGCCATGAACGCTATTGCGGCCCGAGTGCTCGACAACACATTCCAGACGGCTCTGTCGGGGGCTTCACGTGATTACGCCGAAAGTTCGTCGAATACCTTGTTTGCGTTTGGTCTGGCTTTGATTCTGGTCTATCTGATTCTGGCCGCTCAGTTCGATAGTTTTGTCGATCCGTTCATTATCATGATTACCGTACCACTGGCTATCGCCGGGGCGGTGTTGTCGCTGTGGTTGTTCGGCCAAACGCTGAACATTTTCAGCCAGATCGGTATCATCATGCTCGTGGGTCTTGTGACTAAAAACGGTATTTTGATCGTGGAGTTTGCGAACGAGCAGCGGCTAACCGGTAAGAATAAGTTTGAAGCCGCCGTTGAGTCGGCCGCCATGCGTCTCCGGCCCATTCTGATGACGACGCTGGTAGCCGCTTTTGGGGCACTGCCTCTGGCGCTGGCGTTGGGTGCGGCCAGCAAAAGCCGGGTTCCGCTTGGTATCGTGATTGTGGGCGGGCTCCTGTTTTCGCTTATCCTGACCTTGTATGTGGTACCGGCAATCTATACGTATCTGTCGCGCCGGAAGGATGGAAACCCGCAGGACGGGCATGCCGGACTGGGTGATGATAACCGCCCCCTCCCACAACCGGATGGCCGCGATACCGGCGACCGAAACCCTGTTGAAGAAGTAGGTACATTCAAGTAG
- a CDS encoding carboxypeptidase-like regulatory domain-containing protein: protein MKKSLTLLVLTIVFLSVAGLFSLAQAQGQERQVTFTGFITGGKNNEPLPQAYVYIPKAGRGVLSANNGYFALPVFPGDSIIFSYVGFKPQYHIIPRRLTDVTYSAVVALQEDVKTLAEVKVYPYATEQLFKEAFVTMKLPDQKERDNLAKNTDPMYMMRMSAITPMGAMANHQYFMNQQIFGREALANRGQATTFNFTNPFAWANFIRSVKRGDLKSKEYRDILNQAPADNIRREDMLRGN, encoded by the coding sequence ATGAAAAAGTCGCTTACGTTACTCGTGCTTACTATCGTATTCCTGTCGGTTGCGGGATTGTTCTCGCTCGCCCAGGCACAGGGACAAGAGCGTCAGGTAACGTTTACGGGCTTTATCACGGGTGGTAAGAACAACGAACCACTCCCGCAGGCTTACGTGTACATTCCGAAAGCAGGTCGGGGGGTGCTGTCGGCCAACAACGGTTACTTTGCGCTTCCGGTGTTTCCGGGCGATAGTATCATTTTCAGCTACGTTGGCTTTAAACCGCAGTACCACATTATTCCCCGCCGACTCACCGACGTGACCTACTCGGCTGTGGTGGCGCTTCAGGAAGATGTAAAAACACTGGCCGAAGTAAAGGTCTACCCCTACGCCACCGAACAACTGTTTAAGGAAGCGTTTGTGACCATGAAATTGCCCGATCAGAAAGAGCGCGACAATCTGGCCAAGAATACCGACCCGATGTATATGATGCGGATGTCGGCCATTACGCCCATGGGGGCCATGGCTAACCATCAGTATTTCATGAATCAGCAGATTTTCGGGCGCGAGGCCCTGGCCAACCGGGGGCAGGCAACCACCTTCAATTTTACCAACCCCTTCGCCTGGGCAAACTTCATCCGCTCGGTGAAACGGGGTGACCTGAAGTCAAAAGAATACCGCGACATTCTGAATCAGGCTCCCGCCGACAACATCCGGCGCGAAGATATGTTGCGGGGCAACTAA
- a CDS encoding SDR family oxidoreductase, whose amino-acid sequence MPLTEKVAVVAGGAGGVGEGIVRSLLEHGATVVVPVRTPSKIVHLTDYVADVQRGELITLHANIGTENGARELSDFLTQKFRGGIDVAVATLGGWWQGLPLTSIDLNTWNRVLASNLTTHFLAIRTLVPCLIPNRGMYIHVNGFSAEQAYPHAAPVAMSAAAQKSLMMTLSEEVKPLGLKVYELILGPVQTRERMKHHQGHKVDGLPDWFYPEDVGDYITNLISGRNDKADELIHRLLSK is encoded by the coding sequence ATGCCACTGACCGAGAAAGTTGCTGTTGTGGCCGGAGGAGCTGGCGGTGTCGGCGAAGGCATCGTCCGGTCGTTGCTTGAGCACGGAGCTACCGTGGTTGTGCCCGTTCGTACCCCTTCAAAAATTGTACATCTCACCGATTACGTGGCCGACGTGCAGCGCGGGGAGCTTATCACACTCCATGCAAACATCGGCACGGAAAACGGTGCCCGGGAGCTGAGTGATTTTCTGACGCAGAAGTTTCGGGGTGGTATCGACGTGGCGGTGGCCACGCTGGGTGGTTGGTGGCAGGGGCTTCCGCTCACCTCCATCGACCTCAACACCTGGAACCGGGTGCTGGCCAGTAACTTAACGACTCATTTTCTGGCTATTCGTACGCTGGTACCCTGCCTCATTCCGAACCGGGGCATGTATATTCACGTGAACGGTTTTAGTGCCGAACAGGCGTACCCGCACGCGGCCCCGGTTGCCATGAGTGCAGCCGCGCAGAAATCGCTGATGATGACCCTGTCTGAAGAAGTAAAGCCGCTGGGTCTCAAAGTGTATGAACTTATTCTGGGGCCGGTACAAACCCGCGAACGAATGAAACATCATCAGGGTCACAAAGTCGATGGCCTCCCCGATTGGTTCTACCCCGAAGATGTCGGCGACTATATAACCAACCTCATCAGTGGCCGCAACGACAAAGCCGACGAGCTGATTCACAGGCTACTTTCAAAATGA
- a CDS encoding PQQ-dependent sugar dehydrogenase encodes MRIVHFLLAGSLSVLVMACGQKEKGNQPSDADNAQLPATPELPAPGESNKRFSNVIGWPEGKTPTAPAGFTVTEFARDLVNPRWMYVAPNGDVLVAEANTEKKGAKRATAVVTGQNKSQRFDESANRITLLRDTNGDGKPDLRQTFVENLNQPFGMLIQGDYFYVANTDGILRFPYKTGQTSLSGTGTKIKELPAGGYNNHWTRNLLGSPDGKKIYVSVGSGSNVGENGMEHEVKRAAIWEINPDGSGERMYAEGLRNPVGMAWYPGSQTLYTAVNERDELGDELVPDYLTSVKEGGFYGWPYAYYNQIEDPRRKGERPDLVKKTIVPDVALGAHTASLGLAFYDKTKFPQKYHNGAFIGQHGSWNRAEFSGYKVVFVPFSNGKPSGNPEDFLTGFIANDKDVYGRPVGVTTLPDGSVLVADDAGNRIWRVAAQ; translated from the coding sequence ATGAGAATCGTACACTTTTTACTCGCAGGCTCCCTGTCTGTACTGGTTATGGCCTGTGGCCAGAAAGAAAAAGGCAATCAACCCTCTGATGCCGACAATGCCCAGCTACCGGCTACGCCGGAACTACCCGCACCGGGCGAATCCAACAAACGTTTCAGTAATGTGATTGGCTGGCCCGAAGGCAAGACACCAACAGCGCCCGCCGGCTTCACCGTGACCGAGTTTGCCCGCGACTTGGTTAATCCGCGCTGGATGTACGTAGCCCCCAACGGGGATGTGCTGGTTGCCGAGGCCAATACCGAGAAAAAAGGGGCCAAACGGGCCACCGCCGTCGTTACGGGGCAGAACAAATCACAGCGGTTCGACGAAAGCGCCAACCGGATCACCTTACTCCGCGATACGAATGGAGATGGCAAACCCGATCTCCGCCAAACGTTTGTCGAGAATCTGAACCAGCCCTTTGGCATGCTTATCCAGGGCGACTATTTCTACGTGGCTAATACCGACGGCATCCTGCGGTTTCCGTACAAAACCGGGCAAACCAGCCTGAGTGGCACCGGTACCAAAATTAAGGAGCTACCAGCGGGTGGTTACAACAACCACTGGACACGCAACCTGCTCGGCAGCCCCGACGGCAAGAAAATTTACGTGAGCGTAGGCTCAGGCAGCAACGTGGGCGAAAACGGGATGGAACACGAAGTAAAACGGGCCGCTATCTGGGAAATCAACCCCGACGGATCGGGTGAGCGCATGTACGCCGAGGGGCTGCGCAACCCCGTAGGCATGGCCTGGTACCCCGGTAGCCAAACTTTGTACACAGCCGTGAATGAGCGCGATGAACTGGGCGATGAATTGGTACCCGATTACCTCACGAGCGTGAAAGAAGGTGGTTTTTACGGGTGGCCTTATGCATACTACAATCAGATTGAAGATCCCCGCCGAAAAGGCGAGCGTCCCGATTTAGTCAAAAAAACCATTGTGCCTGACGTGGCTCTGGGTGCGCATACGGCTTCGCTTGGGCTGGCTTTTTACGACAAAACCAAGTTCCCTCAGAAATACCACAATGGGGCTTTCATTGGGCAACATGGTTCCTGGAACCGCGCTGAGTTTTCGGGGTATAAAGTCGTGTTTGTACCGTTCAGCAACGGCAAACCATCGGGCAACCCAGAGGATTTTCTGACCGGATTCATCGCCAATGATAAGGATGTGTACGGCCGCCCGGTTGGTGTAACCACCCTACCCGACGGGTCGGTTCTGGTTGCCGATGATGCCGGGAACCGAATCTGGCGGGTGGCTGCCCAGTAA